In Vigna radiata var. radiata cultivar VC1973A chromosome 3, Vradiata_ver6, whole genome shotgun sequence, the following proteins share a genomic window:
- the LOC106756860 gene encoding protein FANTASTIC FOUR 2 gives MSSSSVCQGLQSCLEPCVMEPRVLSLKLALQQGSNFPQPSPITDNNTNTNSVSLSSLSASLEKPLTNHECDQGHTEPKEGRGWSILQTLSQSSDCHNKTEDSVYVHPTVKRSSSILSDKSLEMCTESLGSETGSNAGDSTDDVSLFSFDATIYTTLTTTTTTTDVTTTVANCESKRVNRACNFPPPLTTITDLGGVQVRPRREGGRLILEAVASPSPCPYFRVEREDGRLRLCLFEKFSDSEDEVCDVEEGVEEKEEEENENEKSREECGAEDSGAEECVENVDEEMGVTKFSRPSSCKESGKREIFCDGLASLNFPLFLSVSE, from the coding sequence ATGTCTTCCTCTAGTGTCTGCCAAGGGTTGCAATCTTGTCTCGAACCCTGCGTGATGGAGCCACGTGTACTCAGTCTCAAACTCGCACTACAACAAGGTTCCAATTTTCCTCAACCCTCTCCCATCACTGACAACAACACCAACACAAACTCAGTTTCGCTTTCGTCTCTCTCTGCCTCCCTCGAAAAACCACTCACCAACCATGAATGTGACCAGGGCCACACAGAACCCAAAGAGGGTAGGGGCTGGAGTATCCTTCAAACTCTCTCACAATCTTCCGACTGTCACAACAAAACAGAGGACTCTGTCTACGTCCACCCCACAGTTAAACGCTCCTCCTCAATTCTCAGTGACAAAAGCTTGGAAATGTGCACCGAAAGCCTTGGCAGCGAGACCGGTAGCAATGCCGGCGACAGCACCGATGACGTCTCCTTGTTCTCTTTTGACGCCACCATATATACTACTcttactactactactactactactgaTGTTACAACTACCGTTGCAAACTGCGAGTCCAAAAGAGTGAACCGGGCTTGCAACTTTCCGCCGCCACTTACAACAATCACTGATTTGGGTGGCGTTCAAGTCCGGCCACGTCGCGAAGGAGGAAGGCTGATATTGGAAGCTGTGGCTTCTCCTTCTCCTTGCCCTTATTTTCGGGTTGAGCGCGAAGATGGTAGGCTCAGGCTgtgtttgtttgagaaattttcggacagtgaagatgaagtttgTGATGTTGAGGAAGGTgttgaagagaaagaagaagaagaaaatgaaaacgaGAAAAGCAGAGAAGAGTGTGGTGCAGAGGATAGCGGGGCGGAGGAGTGTGTTGAGAACGTGGATGAAGAGATGGGAGTGACCAAGTTCTCGAGACCAAGCAGTTGCAAGGAAAGTGGGAAAAGAGAGATTTTTTGTGATGGCTTGGCTAGTTTGAACttccctctctttctctctgtttCTGAATAG